The Candidatus Thorarchaeota archaeon nucleotide sequence GTCCGGATGACAGGCTTGTCCGTGTGCTGGGAAAGAGAATGCTGGAGTCGCAGGAGATGTCTATCGCCTCTGTGAACTTCTCAGTTGCAGGCATCGACTTGCTAGGGCCTTTCAACTCTACGGGTGATGAGCAGTTCACAACAATGTCGCCGATAGTACTGAGGACGGTCCGCGAAGGCGACGGCACGAAGAGGACGTGGGACCTGTCTCCTGACGATGACGAGTTCGCAGGCTATCTCATCAAGAACCTCGAACGGAAATATGCGACCTACACCGGAGAGGCCTCCAAAGGCATCACAGAGGTCACCGAGATCTCGAACTGCCACAGCAAGCGGATTGAGATTGACGGGATATACCACCGTGCACACATGATGGACATATCGATGCGCGGGCCTCCCGAGGTGCTCAAGTTCGCTTACGACTGCGGGCTCGGGGAAAAGAACTCGATGGGCTTTGGAATGGTCCGGTTGAGGGGGCGATGAACACCATGTCCAAGACGAAGCGCACAGGGCAGACCACTGTGGCAGCAAGACCTCTCTTCTCATTGACCGGGAATCCGTTCGTCGACAACGGACTCGCTGCACTCTGCGTCATGGCCGGTAAGCAGAGACCTGAAGAACTGGACATTGAAGATGTCAGGACCCAGGCGCAATACATTGTCAACGTCTATTCGCAGCCAGCAGTCAAGAAGATAATCCACGGCATGTTCTTTCCCAACTCGGAGCTCGTCAATCCTGTAGTCAAGGATGGCATGACGAAGTATCAGACGCTCATGACGGACCTCATTGAGAGACTCAGTGCGCCTCAGAGCAGGGGAAGCTGTGTCGCGTGCGGTCTGAGAGATGGTGACCCCGTGGGAAAGACACGAGTGCCTCTGCTTGGTTCTAAAAAGCTGGTCAACTTCTTTCCTTCGGGGGTGGAGGGAGAGCGTTTCTGTCCCAACTGTATCGTGGCAGTACAGTTCCTGTTACTGGCTGTTGAGAAAGCGGGGTGGCCATTGATGCTGCACACCTCGAACTGGACTATCCAGTATGCATACGTCAAGGGTGCAGTCAACCGGTTCAAGAGACAGGCTGCGAGCAAGGAGTATGGACTGGCAGATAGAGGCTACAAGCAGTCTGCAGGTCTCAATGCAGTCTATGAGACCATCAGAGAGATACTCGACGACCCAGATGTCCAAGCAATGTCGGATTCAGCTGAGCTGGTCGCACCGCTACGGTTCTATCACTTTACGAATTACGGCCAAGGTCCTGATGTGCGATTCTACGACATACCGAGCAGTGTGGTGGACTTTCTCTTGCAGATCAGGACCAGAATGGACACATGGCTGAGAATTGTTCGCAGGGGGTATTCGTCGAAGAAGAAGGGCGACCCCGAAGAGCTCGAGTACACGACAGAGAATGATGTATACAGGCAGATCACGGACGGAAAGTCCATTGTGAAGTACTTCTTCGAACAGGAAGACTACAAGGTGATTGGGGACTGGCAACTGGTGTCAGTATACCTTGCGAGGTTGAGGATGATGGACGACAAGCGAATAAACACAGTCAGGGATGTTGCAGACCGAATCCTTGCGTTCAGCAAGAAGACCGGGTCAGCAAGACGAATACAGCAGATGCACTGGGCAAGGACCTACAGGGAGTTCCGGTCCGTGCTTCTCAAACTGCAGGAGGAGATGGTTCGCAAGAGCGGCGAGCCATTGGTATCCTACGACGAGTATGTTCTGGACCTCGCTCCAGAGGGTGGACAGGAGTGGCAGGAGACTCGCGACCTGCTCCTATTCCGTATATACGAGATGGGGTGCGATTGGCTTGCGAGTCAGCCCGAAGCCGCTGAGGGAGCGGACTCAGAACAACAGACTATGGAGGTAACAGAATGACAAAGGTGATTCAAGGATTCGTGATGGTTGACACATGGGCAGCAGCTCTCAACAATGCAGGAGTTCAATCATCAGAACGAACAGACAACATAGTGCGAACAAAGGTGATATGGAGAGGCCGTCAGGCCTATCCGTATGTG carries:
- the cas6 gene encoding CRISPR-associated endoribonuclease Cas6 — translated: MRFRAILCPWKENGSPPVLRYDYQYSVAGMLYNLMIGAEPELKHLHDSKEFKYFTFSRLEVPRRRALSQGLVLLSDDAYLWVSSPDDRLVRVLGKRMLESQEMSIASVNFSVAGIDLLGPFNSTGDEQFTTMSPIVLRTVREGDGTKRTWDLSPDDDEFAGYLIKNLERKYATYTGEASKGITEVTEISNCHSKRIEIDGIYHRAHMMDISMRGPPEVLKFAYDCGLGEKNSMGFGMVRLRGR
- the cas8a1 gene encoding type I-B CRISPR-associated protein Cas8b1/Cst1 yields the protein MSKTKRTGQTTVAARPLFSLTGNPFVDNGLAALCVMAGKQRPEELDIEDVRTQAQYIVNVYSQPAVKKIIHGMFFPNSELVNPVVKDGMTKYQTLMTDLIERLSAPQSRGSCVACGLRDGDPVGKTRVPLLGSKKLVNFFPSGVEGERFCPNCIVAVQFLLLAVEKAGWPLMLHTSNWTIQYAYVKGAVNRFKRQAASKEYGLADRGYKQSAGLNAVYETIREILDDPDVQAMSDSAELVAPLRFYHFTNYGQGPDVRFYDIPSSVVDFLLQIRTRMDTWLRIVRRGYSSKKKGDPEELEYTTENDVYRQITDGKSIVKYFFEQEDYKVIGDWQLVSVYLARLRMMDDKRINTVRDVADRILAFSKKTGSARRIQQMHWARTYREFRSVLLKLQEEMVRKSGEPLVSYDEYVLDLAPEGGQEWQETRDLLLFRIYEMGCDWLASQPEAAEGADSEQQTMEVTE